A single genomic interval of Zingiber officinale cultivar Zhangliang chromosome 4A, Zo_v1.1, whole genome shotgun sequence harbors:
- the LOC121972093 gene encoding E3 ubiquitin-protein ligase RGLG2-like: MGGGSSRDSGERDWNYDSSSYSPREAPGYQSYPPPAAPSSYAYPPPPSYAPPPSYAPSPSHSEPPQPQGGRRIDRRYSRISDDYHTVDQVTDALSRAGLESSNLIVGIDFTKSNEWTGKVSFGRRSLHHIGDTHNPYEQAISIIGRTLSAFDEDNLIPCFGFGDASTHDQGVFSFYPDGRPCNGFQDALQRYRELVPHLRLAGPTSFAPLIEMAMTIVEQSGGQYHVLVIIADGQVTRSVDTHSGHLSSQEQKTVDAIVKASGFPLSIILVGVGDGPWDMMKEFDDNIPARAFDNFQFVNFTEIMSRNIPQPRKEAAFALAALMEIPSQYKATLELGILGRQSGKSPQKVPLPPPNGGYNASSVSSNNYKSTSFQRSAPLYPEYETTSSAPPEPPSSSLESQVCPICLTNPRDMAFGCGHLTCSQCGPSLLTCPICRRDISTRIKLY, translated from the exons ATGGGGGGTGGAAGCTCTAGGGATTCGGGAGAGAGGGATTGGAATTACGACAGTAGTAGTTATTCTCCTCGCGAGGCGCCTGGCTATCAGAGTTACCCTCCTCCCGCTGCGCCTTCGTCCTACGCTTATCCTCCTCCTCCGTCTtatgctcctcctccttcttatGCTCCTTCTCCCTCTCATAGCGAACCCCCTCAGCCGCAGGGTGGGCGGAGGATCGACAGGAGGTACTCGAGGATAAGCGACGACTACCATACCGTGGACCAA GTCACTGATGCTCTTTCAAGGGCTGGGCTCGAGTCTTCCAATCTTATTGTTGGCATTGATTTCACAAAGAGCAATGAGTGGACAG GTAAAGTTTCATTTGGCAGAAGAAGCTTGCATCATATTGGTGATACACACAATCCTTATGAACAAGCTATTTCTATAATTGGGAGAACCTTATCAGCATTTGACGAAGACAACTTGATTCCATGCTTTGGATTTGGAGACG CATCCACGCATGATCAGGGTGTCTTTAGTTTTTACCCTGATGGAAGACCATGTAATGGGTTTCAAGATGCTTTGCAGCGATATAGAGAGCTTGTGCCCCATTTGCGTCTGGCAG GTCCAACCTCTTTTGCACCACTAATAGAAATGGCTATGACCATTGTAGAACAAAGTGGTGGTCAATACCATGTTTTGGTGATAATTGCTGATGGTCAG GTTACAAGAAGTGTAGACACTCATTCTGGTCATTTAAGCTCCCAAGAACAAAAGACTGTTGATGCCATAGTTAAAGCAAG TGGATTTCCACTGTCCATAATTTTGGTTGGAGTTGGAGATGGCCCTTGGGACATGATGAAAGAATTTGATGATAATATCCCTGCCCGTGCGTTTGATAATTTTCAG TTTGTCAATTTTACGGAGATAATGTCAAGGAACATACCCCAACCCAGAAAAGAAGCAGCATTTGCTCTTGCTGCATTGATGGAAATTCCTTCCCAGTACAAGGCAACTCTAGAACTGGGGATTTTGGG TCGTCAATCTGGAAAATCTCCACAGAAGGTCCCTCTTCCTCcgcctaatggaggttacaatgcATCATCTGTTTCAAGTAACAATTACAAATCAACAAGCTTCCAGAGGAGTGCGCCACTCTACCCTGAATATGAAACAACATCTAGTGCACCTCCTGAACCACCCAGTTCATCATTAGAATCCCAG GTATGCCCTATTTGCCTCACGAATCCGAGAGACATGGCCTTCGGCTGCGGACACCTG ACGTGTTCACAATGTGGACCTAGTCTTCTGACATGCCCGATCTGCCGTAGAGACATCAGTACCAGGATAAAGCTCTACTGA